The window CCAGCTCCTCCGAGAGGTGGGCCGGCGACTCGTAGAGCACCGACTCCGTCGTCGCGTGCCCGCTGGCGAACCGGATGTTCACGGTGAAGCTGTTGGGATACCGGACGATGACCGGGAAAAACAGCATCTCCGTGACGGTGGCACGCTGCTGAATCCGCCAGAGTCCCTCGAGATAGTACGACGCCAGTCGCCCGACCCGGTCGTCGCGCTCGCCGCGCTGGGCGGCTCTCGCGACCGTCTCGTAGTCCTCGCCCGCGAATCGTTCGAGGCGCCGCTCGAAGCTCTCGGCGACGCGTTCCAGTTCCCGCTCGTAGGCTTCGAGGAGAGGAACGTCCGGATCCGCGAGCAGTTCGGCCTTCCGCTCCCGCCCCTCCGCGACCGCCATCATGTTCTCGTGGAACAGCCGCTCGGCGTCGGCGTCGGGCAGCGGCGTCCTGACGGCGTTGTGGTGCAGGACGGAGGCGTCGCCGTTGAACCGCTGCCGCTCTTCCATGCGAGAGCCTTGTAACCGAGGCGTCAAGAATCGGACGGGACGTGTGTTACCAGTCGTCGGAGTCGCGCTACGGCTCGAGGAGCGGGGATCGCGCTACGGCTCGACGAGCGGCGATCGAGACCCCGCCTTCGCGCCGGATCAGCGCGGCCGACAGCGGAACGCGTTGCCGCGGCGCTCGACGTGCTCGCGGCTGTGGAGCGTGTCGAGGATGCTCATGAGCGCGATCTTCTTGAGCCCGAGCGCGTGCTGGATGTCCGCGACGGTGCTCCACCCCGCCGTCGAGAGGTGGAGGTACACCAGCTTCGCGCGGGGCGAGTCCAGCTCGTCGGGAACGCGCGCGGCGGTGGCTCCGGGCTGTTGCATGGTTCGTGTGAAACTACCGAGGGATCGAGCTAAAAACGTATGTGGGCGTTTGGGCCGATCCGGTTTCCGAATGGTTGCGTCGCCGAGCGCGCAGGACGGTCAGATGAACTCGACGCCGCTGGTGATCGCGACGTACAGCGCGGCGTACTGAAAGGCGTTGAACGCGCCGTGGATCAGCGCCGGGATGACGACGTTTTCGGTGCGAGCGAAGGCGAAGCCCAGCACGATCGACAGCGGAACGATCAGCAGGAGACTGCCGATCGTCTCGAGCAAGCCGCCGGTGGCGTACGCCGGGAAGTGAACCAGGGCGAACAGCGCGCTGGTCACCAGCACCGCGCCGGTCCGAGAGAACGAGTCGTACAGCGACTTCTGGATCACGTTGCGGTACAGCAGTTCCTCGCCGGGGCCGACCAGCAGCACCGAGGGGAGGATCAGCCACAGCAGGATTGCGGGGTCGTTCTCGCGGGCGGTCTGGACGATCCCGTGCTCGGCCGATGAGAAACCCAGTACGTCGATCAACTCGGCGCCGACGAGCAACACGAGCAGCAGGACGACGAACCCGCCGACGCCGTAGACGACGTCGCGAGTGTCGGGCCAGTCGACGTCGAGAAAGCCGAGGCCGCGGTCGGTGCCGTCCAGATAGCCCAGCACGACGGTTGCGCTACCCAGCCCGGTCGCGACCGTGCTGAGCAGGATTCGCGTGCCGGGAGTCGTCGAGCCGGCGACGCCCGCGGCGATCGAGACCAGCAGCGTGTTCCAGAGCGTGATCCCCAGCAGCCCGAGGACGCCGACGATCGTCCCCGTGACGGTCAGCTGCACGCGGTCGAGCACGTCGTCGGCGTCGAAGCCGAGTCCGTCGACGAGCGCGGCGAGACCGGCGACGGCGCCGGCGGCGACTGCGACGGTGGGCCAGACGCCCGGATCGTCGCCAGCGCCGACCGTCCGGACGGCGACGCCGAGGGCGTACAGGGCGACGGCGACGCTCGCGACGCCGGCGGCGAGGCTCACCTCTATCCGGCCGAGGAGCTCGTACCGGCGGGCGAGAAACGCCGCGATCGCGGCCAGCGCCAGCGCCGCCGCGATCGGCGTCAGGCTGGCCGATTCACCGGCGATGGGGATTTCGGCGGTCAGCGTCCCCGAATCCGGCCACGGCTGGAGCGCCGCGACGAGCGCGAGCCCGGAGAGGACGAGGCCGACGCCGGAGGCGTACCGTTCGCTCATGCTCCAACGCAGAGGCGTCGCTACCAAAGAACCAGCGTTATCGGATCCGCGAGGTGACGCCGTCGCACGGGACGACGCCTGTAGTCGTCACGACGACGCGGGCGGCCGTCACGACGACGCCGTCACTCCACGAGCAGTTGCTCTTTGTCCTCGACGGCGTCGGCTTCGGGGTACTCGCCCTCGGCGCCGAGCAGCCCGCGCGCGGCGTTTTTACCCCACTCGACGGCGGGCTGGACGAACGTGTCGACGCCGTGGAGCTCGCCCGCCAGCACGCAGGCGGCTTCCATGCCGTAGAGCAACTGGCCCAGTCCGCGCTCGTCGACGCGGTCGAGCTCGACGCGGACGTTCGGGCGCCCCGCCGCGGCGAGGCTGGCCTCGGTCGCCTCGAACTCGGCGTCGAGCAGCTCGCCCAGCGTGGCGTCGCCCAGATACGACAGTCCCTCGACGTCCGTCTCGGGGATCGTCCGGTCGGCGCGCTCGCGCGGCCGGACGAACGTGACCATCGTGTTGCGCGGGCCCGCCCGGTAGAGCTGGAGCTGAGAGTGCTGATCGGTCGCGCCCAGCGCGCGCACCGGCGTCTGTCCCAGCCCGTCCTTGCCGAGACTCTCGGCCCACAGCTGCGCGTACCACTCGGCGTACGTCTCCAGCCCCTCGGCGTAGGGCAGCATCGCGTTGATCGAGGCGCCCCGGTTGTCCAGCGCGTAGGTCGTGGCGCCGTAGGCGTACGCCGGCGATTCGAACAGCGAGCCCGACAGGTTCCGGGCGACGTCGCGGCCGCCCGCCAGCAGCGCCTCGACGTCGTCGCCGCGGATCGCCGCCGCGGCGAGGCCCACCGTCGATAACACCGAGAATCGGCCCGGGACACCATCAGGAACCTTCAGCACGGGCAGGTCGTGGGTGTCGGCCAGATCCCGCAGCGGCCCCGCCTCGCCGGTCGTGACGACTGTGCGCTCCGTCCAGTCGACGCCCGCGTCCTCGAACGCCTCGCGGACGACCAGAAAGTTCGCCAGCGTCTCGGCCGTGGTCCCCGAGCGCGAGACGACGTTGATCGCGGTGTCGGCGAGCGGAAGCCCCTCGAGGAGGTCGTTCGTGTGCTCGGGATCGACGTTGTCGAGCACGTGCGTCTCGACGTCGCTGTCGAGCGCGTCGGCCAGCGTGGCGGCACCCAGCGCGGAGCCGCCGATACCGACGATCACCAGCGCCTCGGCGTCCGCGACCGGCTCGACGGTCGCCGTGATCGCGTCGGGATCGGCCGTCTCGGGCAGGTTCAGCGCCGCGTAGCCGTGCTCGTCGTTCGCTCGTCCCCGCTCGATGCGCTCGTGGGCCGCCGCCACGTCCTCGTCGAGGCGTTCCAGCGACGCCCGCGAGACGCCCGGCGAGGCGACCGACGACAGCGCGTTACCCAGATCGACGTACATACGCGAACCCTGAGCGCCGGGAGAGAAAAACCCGCCGGGGTGAGTTTGCGGAGGGCGTCGCAGGCCAACCGGTCGGACCGACCCCCGAGAGCGGTCTCCGGCGACCGACACCGCGGCGTTTAACCCCGGTCCGCCCCAAGTTTCGCGGAATGACCGACGGCGACGTCAGTAACGGGGCGGACGGCGATGCCGCGGCCGCGGACGGCGGTACCGGAGACGCCGCGACGCCGGACGGCGGAGCTGCAGGCGCCACGGCCGCGGACGGCGGGACGGTCGACGCCGACGCCGCGGACGACGACCGGTCGGCGTCGTACAGCGCGCTCCGCCGGGCGCTCGGACGGTCGCGACGGGAGAGCGAGTCGCTGACGCTGCGGACGTACGTATGGGTCAGCGCGCTGGTCGGCCTGCTGTTGGTGCTGACGGTCCTGCTGGCGCTGCCGGTCTGGATCGCCGAGACGGTGGGTCACACCGCACTCAACAAGATTTCTCGGGGCGTGTTGCCAGTGGTAGTGCTGGGCCTGCTCGTGCCGCTGTTCGCGCCCGCCGTCTACGTCGCCCGGAACCACCGGCGAGGAACCGCAACGCGGCGTCGCGACGCCGCGCTGGGGGTGGCGGGCTACTTGTACGTGTTCTCGATCTACCTCGCGCTGGTCGTCTCGGCGCCCGCGGAGTTCCGATCGGAACCGTCCGGCGCGCTCGCGCCGGCGATCGAACTCGCCTACTCGCTGCCGCCGCTGTACAGCCTGGCGGTGCCGATCCTGGGCGCGCTGGTGATCGCTCTGGTCCAGCGGGTCGTCCGGTAGCGGCGCCGGGACCGGCCGACGCCGGCGTCGGCGCGCCCGGCGGGACGCCGCAACCGATCCGGCCGACGCCGCCTCGAAAGCCCGAAGTGTGCGCCGGCGCCTACACGACCGTATGACCGAGAAGACCGGAACCTTCCTCGTCACGCACGCCGACGAGGGGTCGGCGGTGTTGCGCGACGTGAGCGACGGGCAGGTCCACACGATGGCGTCGAACCCGGACGTGGAAGAACGGGACGTCCTCGAGGCGACGATCCGTCCCCAGCCGCCGATGGAGGTCGCCTGGGAGGTCGTCGAGGTCGAGGAGCGGCGCGCCGTCGAACTCGTCGACACCGACCTCTCGCCGACGACGCAGGCGATGGAGATCGCCGCCGAACAGGCCGTCGGCGAGGTCGAGCGCGTCGATCGCGCCGGCGACGGCGAGATTCACGTGCTGTCGGTGCCGCCCGAGCGCACCGCCGACGCCGCCGCGGACGTGCTCGACGATACGGGAACTCTCGAACGCGCCGCGCGGCTCGGCGCCGTCCGCGTCGAGGTCAGGGCCGACGACGACGAGGGCGTCGTGAACGTGCGCTACCTGCCGGACTGACTCGGTCAGTCCGACCCCGGCGGTTCGTTCGCCGTCGACGGGCCGCCGGCGCTCTGGACGCGCCAGCTCCCCTCGATCCCGCAGGCCTCGCGCACCTCGAAGTCGAACGCGGTGTCGGCGTCGACCGTCGAACCTCCCTCGACGCGCTCGACCCGAAGCGGGACGTCCAGCGTGTTGCCACAGCAGCCCACGCCGACGAACTCCTCCCAGACGTCGCCCTCCTGGGCAGTCTCACGGGTGCGCCGGAGGAACGCCCGGAACGACGAGCGGTCGACCTGGCGGCGGCCCCAGTCGCTGAGGTCGGCTGGGTAGGAGACGACCACGCGCGTCGCGGCGTCGGTGCGAGGTTCTGTGCTCATACGCGCGCTACGGTCCCGACCGGCATAGGTTCGACGCCCGACGCCTTTTGCCCCGTCTCTCGAACTGGGGACCATGGGGGACGACGGGACGGAGCGTCGATTCGAAGCGCTCGACGACGGGGCGGGAGTCAGGACCGACGGCTGCGACGCCGAGCGCGTGCTCGTGTTGAACCCGGCTGCCGGAACCGGCGACCACGTCGCCGAGGTGCGCTCGCGCGCCGCCGAACACGGGTTCGACGTCCGCGAGACCGAGGGCGAGGGCGACGCCGTCGAGTTCGCCCGCGAGGCCGCGGCGGCGGGCGCGTCAGTCGTGGCGGCGGCGGGCGGCGACGGGACGCTCAACGAGGTCGTCCGCGGTATCCAGGCGGCGGAGAAACTCGGCGAGGTCGCGTTCGCGGTCGTTCCCGCCGGGACGGGCAACAACTTCGCGTCGAACGTCGGCATCGGCGGGATCGCCGACGCGTTCCGGGCGATAGAGCGGGGCGAAGTCAGGGAGATCGATGTCGGGACGGCCAACGACGGGCTCTTCCTGAACTCCTGCGTGGCCGGGCTGACCGCCGACGCCAGCGCGGCGACCGACAGCGAGATGAAAGAGCGGCTGGGCGTGCTCGCGTACGTGCTGACGACGATCCGGCACCTGCCGGACTACGACGGGCTGCCGCTGCGCGTCCGGACCGACGAGGTGGTCGACGAGGCGATCGAACCGGCCGACGCCGAGCCCGACGCCGACGCGACGGCGCGCGATCCCGACTGGGAGGGCCGGGCGCTGATGGTGCTGATCGGCAACGCCCGGCGGTTCCCCGGGCAGGGATGGCCCGCGCCGGGAAACGCCGAAGACGGGCTGCTGGACGTGACCGTCGTCGCCGGCCAGCCCTCCGGCGACCTGCTCGGAGACGGCGCGCTCGGCCGGCTGCTCGCCGGCGAGGAGACGGCGATGCACCGGCTCCGGGCGCCCGCGCTCTCGATCGAGTCGCTCGACGACGAGCCGATCCAGTTCAGCCTCGACGGCGAGATGGTGTCGACGCCGTCGCTCGACGTTTCGATCGAGCGGCGACGGCTCCCGCTGTTCGTCGGCGAGGGGTACGATCCGGAGCCGACCTCGTGAATCCGTCACAGTGAGCCACGAAGAACCGAAGGGAGTTTCAATCCGGTCGGAGATGATAGCCGTAATGAGCACGCAGAACGCCGACGAGCCGGCACACGAGAACGCCGAGCAGGACGTGATCGCCGTCGACGCCGACGACAACCCCGAGGGACTGGTGAACCGACTGGACGCCCACACCGGCGACGGGATCCGCCACCGCGCCTTTACCTCGCTGGTGTTCGACGGCGAGGGCAACATCCTGCTGGCCCAGCGCGCCGCCAACAAGCGCCTCTGGGACACCCACTGGGACGGCACAGTCGCCTCCCACCCCGTCGAGGGCCAGACCCAGAAGGAGGCCACCCGCCAGCGCCTCGACGAAGAGTTGGGGATCTCGCCCGACCAGTACGACGATCTGCGCGTGACCGACCGGTTCGAGTACAAGCGCTACTACGAGAACGCGGGCGTCGAGCACGAGGTTTGCGCGGTGCTCAAACTCACGCTCGACGACACCTCTCTCGACCCCGACGAGGAGGAGGTCGCCGGCCTGATGTGGGTCCCCTACGAGCGTCTGCACGAACACCCCGAGTGGTACCGCCAGCTCCGCCTCTGCCCCTGGTTCGAGATCGCGATGCGCCGCGACGTCCGGTAAGTAACGCGCGCGACGATCACTTTCTCGCGAGGCACCCTGTTCCCGCAGTCGAAGCGCCAGCCGTAACGCTGATAAGGTATGTTAACACGTGGCAAGGATTTATAACCCGTCCCGACTAACTCGTACGTAGGGGCAGGTGAACGGCCCCGCGACAGACCATGAGTACCACCGCACGACGGCGTGACGCGACCCGAGTCGACATGAGCCGCGCAGAACAGTGGGTCGTCCACCACGTCATGCTGCAGCAGGTCGAAGCGCACCGGGAGGACGGCGAGTCCCCGCCCTGGTGGGCGATCAACGCGATCGAAAAGCTCGAAGACCGGCCGGTAGAGGAGTCGACGGCCGGCACCGACCGACCGTTCACCTGCTATGAGGCCTGGCGCCTCCGCCGTGCGCTCTCCGAGTACGCCGAACAGCCGGAAACGCCGGAGGACGACGTCGCCGCCGCGGTGGGGCTCGTCCGACGGCTCGACGAGACGTTCGTCGAACCGCCGACCGCGCTGAACTGATCGACTGGCGGATATTCTCGGCTCGTTTTTCGGTGTGGTCGCCTCGATAACGGCTACTGCCGAGCTGGTGGTCTTGAATTACCCGCTGGATACGCTCCGAAAGTCGCCGCCGCGCTCTCTGGGACAGCACTAGACGATAACGCCCTGAAAGCCCCCGCCACGCTCGACCGGTTGCGACTCGCTGCGCTCCTCGCTCCTTTCAGTCGCTGTGGTGCTTGCGTCGTCTCACCGGATCGAGCCCGACGGCCCCTTTCATTCCCACCCAACCGCAGCCTCGTCCTCCCCAACCGACTCCTTCGGTCGCGCTGCTCCCTCAGTCGTCCCTCGCGCGCCGCTGTCTCGTCACAGGGACTCGACAGCGCGCGCCACCGCAGCCGCGGGGCCGGGCGCGACCTTGTGTCGCGCCCCGGGGGAGGGCCGGGGTTGCGCGTGGTCGCAACGCGACCCGCGCACTGCGGTGGCTGTTCCTGGCGTCCTGCCGAGCGCAGCGAGGCAGGGCTCGGAAGACGAGCGTAGCGAGTCTTCCGGCGGAATGAAAGGGCGAGGGCCGGTGGCCCGTTCTCAGGGGGCTCTATCCGAACGCAGTGAGGATATCTCCCTGAGAACGGGCGAGCGGACCGAGGGCTTTCAAGATGTTATCGTCGGTAGCTGTTGCAATTGATAGGAGCCGCCCGAGAGCTTTCGAGGAGGTCCTGTTAGCAGAACAAGAAATTATACCAGGGGCGGTACAAGAGCTCTCAGAGCCGGATTGACCGGCGCGATTCCGGCAGTCGCAAGGAATACGTCGACAGTTCAAGGCCGCGTCGTCGCCCACACCGCCACGACGCCGAGGAACAGCGCCGGAAGTAGCGGGAACACGATCAGCGTCGGAATGTACGGCAGTTGGGGCGGGCGCAGGTACGTGACGATCGGCGCCACGACGAACGAAAAGAAGATGACGCCGACGAGCGTCCAGCCGCGCCAGTCGAACTCGCGGTCGGCGTCGTCCGGGTGGGGTCGATCGGCAGCGTCGCCGGACTCCGCGCCGTCCTCGACCCGCTCGCCGTCGGCGTTGAACGCGGACGGATCGTGGGTGTACGCGTCGCTCGACGATCCGGCGGCGTCCCGCGCGTCAGCATCGCCCACCGATCCGGCGTCGCCCGCGCCGTCTCCCTCAGAGTTCACTGTCGGGTCTTACGACCACTTTGCCAAAGCCCTCACGGTTCTCCAGTAGCTCGTGAGCCCTGGCCGTCTCGCTCATCGGCAGCGTCTCGCGGATCCGCACCTCGAAGGTGCCGTCCCAGACGCGTTCGAGAACGTCGTCGATCTCGCCGGGCGTCGCCATCGTCGAGCCGAGCACGCTGAGCTGGTTCCAGAAGATGCGGTTGATGTTGGTCTCGGGCGCGTGGCCCGTCGTCGCGCCGCAGGTGACCAGCCGGCCGCCCTTCGCGAGGCTGGCCAGCGAGTCGGACCACGTGTCGGCGCCGACGTGGTCGACGACGACGTCGACGCCGTCGTCAGAACGCCTGCGTTCTGACGGCCCATCAGACGTAGTCTGATGACCGCGCTTCCCGGTGATGGCGCGGATCTCGTCGGCGAAGTCGTCTTCCTCGTAGTTGATCGCCGCCTCGGCGCCGAGTTCCTCGGCGTACCGGCACTTCTCGTCGGAGCCGCCGGTCGCGTACACCGTCGCGCCGGCGTAGTCGGCGATCTGGACCGCGGCGTGGCCGACGCCGCCGCTGGCCCCGAGCACGAGCACCGTCTCGCCCGGCTCGACGTCGGCGCGCGTCATCAGCATGCGCCAAGCGGTCTGGAAGACGAGCGGCGCGGCCGCCGCGGTCTCCCAGTCGACGCCCTCGGGCACCGCGACCAGAGTCTCCTCGGGGATCGCCGCGAGTTCGGAGTGGACGCCGCGAACGTGCTCGCCGACGATGTGGTAGTTGACGCACTGGGGCTCTTCGCCGTGGCGGCAGTACTCGCACTCGCCGCAGTACCGGCCCGCCGTGAGCGCGACCCGATCGCCCGGTTCGAACCGCGAGACGTGCTCGCCGACAGCCTCGACGACGCCGGCGCCGTCGCTGCCCGGAACGTGGGGCATCTCCAGGTCCAGCCCCGGCATCCCGCGGCGCGTCCAGACGTCGAGGTGGTTGAGCGCGCCCGCCTTCACGTCGACGAGCACGTCGTCGGCGCCGATCTCCGGGTCGGGGAACTCGCCGTACTCGACGACGTCGGTACCGCCGTGGTCGGTGAATTTGACTGCGTCCATGCGCGAGTGGTCGTCCGGCGCGGTGAAAACAGTACGCGACGGGGACGGCGTCGCCGGTTTCGGATCGGCCGGCGGCGCGGCTCCCCGGAGCGCGGCGCAAGGGGTTTCAGGACCTCGTCCGAAACGCCGCCCATGGTCGACTTCCAGCAGCGCGACACCCGGCGGGATCTGCGGGACGAGGAGGACGAGTCGGGAGAGGAGCCGGCGACCGATCGGGACACGTCGAGCGACGCCGAGCCCGACCCGGAGGTCGGAGAGGGCGACCCCGACGTCGAGGGCGACGAACTTCACGACACCGAGGAGTACGACGAGTTCGATCCCGACGAGCTCTGCACCGCGGTCGTGACCGTCTCCTCGGAGCGATCGCTCTCGGACGACCCCGCGGGCGACGCCGTCGTCGCCGGGATGGAGGACGCGGGCCACGAGATCGTCACCCGGGAGCTGATCGAAGCCAAGTACGACAACATCCAGCAGACGATCAACCGGCTGGCGGATCGGGGCGACGTCGACGTCGTGGTGATGACCGGCGGCACGGGAATCACGGCGGACGACGTGACGATCGAGGCCGTCGAGCCGCTGTTCGACAAGGAGCTGCCGGGCTTCGGCGAGCTGTTTCGCCTGCTGTCGTACGACGAGGTCGCGACGAAAGTCGTCGCGACGCGCGCGACCGCCGGGATCGTCACCGACGTGCCGGTGTTTTGCATGCCGGGCAGCGAGCGGGCCGCCCGCCTCGGGACCGAGGGGATCGTCGTCGAGGAAGCAGGTCACGTCGCCGGGCTGGCGCGGACGGGCGACCCCGAGAAACATCCGCGGTGACCGGGAAGTCACGGCCGTTTTAGGACCGTTTACGCGCCCCGAATCGCCGCTTTCGACGGATATCCTCGCATGTGAGCGACCGAGGAGTGTCGAACGGAGCCGCCGGGCGCGTCACACTATCGGTACGATCATCGAGACGCTGAATTGACCGTTCAAATCGGGGCGAAACCACCGGTTCTGAGCGGGCGCAAATCCGATCGTTCGGCCGGGTGTTAGCCGGTTTTGAAGCGTCGTGAACGCCGTCAAACGTCGCCGGGCCTTACATGACAAGCGCGGAAAGCAACGATCGCGTCATGTCAGAGCGCACCCGACGTTCGGTGCTGAAAGCCGCAGGCGCATCGCTTGCCGCGACGACCGTCGCCGCGGGCGTCGGCGCAGCGACGTCCGACAGCGGGTGGACGGTGGCCGAATCCCCCGTCGACGGAACCCTCCACGACGTGCAGTACACCGCGCGCGACGCCCACGCGGTGGGCGGCGGCGGGGTCGTGATCCGCCGGACTGACGAGGGGTGGCGCAAGCTGCTCGACGGCGGCCCCACCGGCAACGGGAACAACCTCTACGGCGCGGCCGCGACCGACGACGGGAAGCGCCTCTGGTTCGTCGGTTCCAGCGGCGCGATCGGCGAGTACGACGTCGAGACGGGCAACCTCGAGGACCGCTCGGCTCCGATGGACGTCACGAACAACTTCAACGACGTCGCGGTCGTCGGATCGGCCGGCGACGCCGAGGTGTACGTCGCCGGCGACTCGGGCAAGATCTACTACAGTTTCGCGAACGGCGAGGAGGGCACCTGGGACTACGTCACGCCCGGGAGCGGGTCGGCCCTCCCCGCGATCGAGACGTTCGGCGCGCGCTCGGCCCACGCCATCGACACGAACGGGCGCGTGTTCGAGACGACCGACGGCGTCACCTGGGAACCGATCGGCATCGAGGACGCCGACGTCACGTTCTACGGGCTCGACAGCGACGGGCGCGACGACGTGACCGTCAGCGGCGGCAACGCCAGCGTGTTCGAGTGGAACGGCTCACAGTGGACCCCCGAGAGCCTCGGCGACGCCGACCTGCTGGACGTCGAGACCGAGGACGGCGACGGCGTCGCGGTCGGCGGCGGCGGAACGATCTTCGAGCGGGCCGGCGGGC is drawn from Natronoarchaeum mannanilyticum and contains these coding sequences:
- a CDS encoding diacylglycerol/lipid kinase family protein, which produces MGDDGTERRFEALDDGAGVRTDGCDAERVLVLNPAAGTGDHVAEVRSRAAEHGFDVRETEGEGDAVEFAREAAAAGASVVAAAGGDGTLNEVVRGIQAAEKLGEVAFAVVPAGTGNNFASNVGIGGIADAFRAIERGEVREIDVGTANDGLFLNSCVAGLTADASAATDSEMKERLGVLAYVLTTIRHLPDYDGLPLRVRTDEVVDEAIEPADAEPDADATARDPDWEGRALMVLIGNARRFPGQGWPAPGNAEDGLLDVTVVAGQPSGDLLGDGALGRLLAGEETAMHRLRAPALSIESLDDEPIQFSLDGEMVSTPSLDVSIERRRLPLFVGEGYDPEPTS
- a CDS encoding zinc-binding dehydrogenase gives rise to the protein MDAVKFTDHGGTDVVEYGEFPDPEIGADDVLVDVKAGALNHLDVWTRRGMPGLDLEMPHVPGSDGAGVVEAVGEHVSRFEPGDRVALTAGRYCGECEYCRHGEEPQCVNYHIVGEHVRGVHSELAAIPEETLVAVPEGVDWETAAAAPLVFQTAWRMLMTRADVEPGETVLVLGASGGVGHAAVQIADYAGATVYATGGSDEKCRYAEELGAEAAINYEEDDFADEIRAITGKRGHQTTSDGPSERRRSDDGVDVVVDHVGADTWSDSLASLAKGGRLVTCGATTGHAPETNINRIFWNQLSVLGSTMATPGEIDDVLERVWDGTFEVRIRETLPMSETARAHELLENREGFGKVVVRPDSEL
- a CDS encoding molybdenum cofactor biosynthesis protein B; the encoded protein is MVDFQQRDTRRDLRDEEDESGEEPATDRDTSSDAEPDPEVGEGDPDVEGDELHDTEEYDEFDPDELCTAVVTVSSERSLSDDPAGDAVVAGMEDAGHEIVTRELIEAKYDNIQQTINRLADRGDVDVVVMTGGTGITADDVTIEAVEPLFDKELPGFGELFRLLSYDEVATKVVATRATAGIVTDVPVFCMPGSERAARLGTEGIVVEEAGHVAGLARTGDPEKHPR
- a CDS encoding DUF5812 family protein, translating into MTEKTGTFLVTHADEGSAVLRDVSDGQVHTMASNPDVEERDVLEATIRPQPPMEVAWEVVEVEERRAVELVDTDLSPTTQAMEIAAEQAVGEVERVDRAGDGEIHVLSVPPERTADAAADVLDDTGTLERAARLGAVRVEVRADDDEGVVNVRYLPD
- a CDS encoding MarR family transcriptional regulator — encoded protein: MQQPGATAARVPDELDSPRAKLVYLHLSTAGWSTVADIQHALGLKKIALMSILDTLHSREHVERRGNAFRCRPR
- a CDS encoding NUDIX hydrolase — protein: MSTQNADEPAHENAEQDVIAVDADDNPEGLVNRLDAHTGDGIRHRAFTSLVFDGEGNILLAQRAANKRLWDTHWDGTVASHPVEGQTQKEATRQRLDEELGISPDQYDDLRVTDRFEYKRYYENAGVEHEVCAVLKLTLDDTSLDPDEEEVAGLMWVPYERLHEHPEWYRQLRLCPWFEIAMRRDVR
- a CDS encoding CPBP family intramembrane glutamic endopeptidase produces the protein MSERYASGVGLVLSGLALVAALQPWPDSGTLTAEIPIAGESASLTPIAAALALAAIAAFLARRYELLGRIEVSLAAGVASVAVALYALGVAVRTVGAGDDPGVWPTVAVAAGAVAGLAALVDGLGFDADDVLDRVQLTVTGTIVGVLGLLGITLWNTLLVSIAAGVAGSTTPGTRILLSTVATGLGSATVVLGYLDGTDRGLGFLDVDWPDTRDVVYGVGGFVVLLLVLLVGAELIDVLGFSSAEHGIVQTARENDPAILLWLILPSVLLVGPGEELLYRNVIQKSLYDSFSRTGAVLVTSALFALVHFPAYATGGLLETIGSLLLIVPLSIVLGFAFARTENVVIPALIHGAFNAFQYAALYVAITSGVEFI
- a CDS encoding glucose-6-phosphate isomerase: MYVDLGNALSSVASPGVSRASLERLDEDVAAAHERIERGRANDEHGYAALNLPETADPDAITATVEPVADAEALVIVGIGGSALGAATLADALDSDVETHVLDNVDPEHTNDLLEGLPLADTAINVVSRSGTTAETLANFLVVREAFEDAGVDWTERTVVTTGEAGPLRDLADTHDLPVLKVPDGVPGRFSVLSTVGLAAAAIRGDDVEALLAGGRDVARNLSGSLFESPAYAYGATTYALDNRGASINAMLPYAEGLETYAEWYAQLWAESLGKDGLGQTPVRALGATDQHSQLQLYRAGPRNTMVTFVRPRERADRTIPETDVEGLSYLGDATLGELLDAEFEATEASLAAAGRPNVRVELDRVDERGLGQLLYGMEAACVLAGELHGVDTFVQPAVEWGKNAARGLLGAEGEYPEADAVEDKEQLLVE